The genomic interval tgtttttgacTTCATGGTCTACAATTTGATTACTGCATACCTTTCAATCGATCGATATCCATGATGATGGCGTATTTTGCATCTTATGAGTGCTGTTTATAACATCTAGGACAACATGATCATTTCTTAATACATCCATCTTgaaatcataaatattcattcTGTGTCGACTAGGATACatgattaaaaaactatatagtttGACGCTTGCCATCATGATTTGAATCTCTTGAATAGTACTGTCTTTGCGTATGCATTTAAAATCAAGCATACtaattatatgaaatcactatttataaaaaaacaaaatgcccCATGAGAGAAGTATTAAAACTGATCCGTAGtactttttcatcattattgTCTCCTCCTTAGCGGTCACATTACACAATTTAACCTAAAAAAGTTCCCACAAATGTGGTTACACTTGATTACTGTTGACTGGAAGCGTACATTAAAATACCATAATATTATGATTTCTGCTGGTACTGGAAATATAAAATTCAGCTGCTGATCTTGATCATTCCTTAAACAGCCGATCACCgcttataatttaaattgtgTAAGCCTATATGTATAGACACATACAATGAATTTGATACGATCGATATTTGTCGTGTGATCTGTTCagctaattaaattttttcactcATTTGATCTGTTGGTTAAAGAATGATTCCACCACACATGAGCTTTCACTGCTTTGAGTTTTGGTAATTAGCTAAGATCTTAATTTAACTATTCCCGGCCAAGTCCAAATTAAGTAACTTTCAAATCTCTCACAagccatttcttcttcttcttcttcttcttcttgatcttcttcttcctcttcttctcttcatctaTCGTCTTCTTTTTCTTATACGCGCACGCCCTCCTGATCTCTTGAGTAAGTTGGAACTTGTCCGTTGATTCATGATGATGAAAATCGAACAGGCAATTACGGGAAGACTAGGGGATCAAAATAAGGCTTGCCTTTCCCCATCAACAACTAGCAGAATTTCTATCATTTCgtatatgttatttttacatattttctcaAAAGAGATGAATAATTTCTGTATTCTTCTATGAAAACGGGTTACGTACCTTGTTTTCAGGTTTCTGGGAAATAACACGTACCTCGTTGAGTAGTTGTCCACTCATCATGCTGTCCATTGAGTACATATATACTCTCATTCGCGTGTATCCGATTAACAAGTAAATGTAAAGTTCATATATCCCCATCTAGAGTAAAGTAGCAGGTCACcttcatatataattactttcttaTGTTTCTTGGatgcaattaatttgaaataaactGCTCGCTCTCCAAAGGCTACTCTTACTTCTTTAAAGAAACGATTGACCATTCCTAGGCCTGCTCCAAAAAAAGATCCCTTGAATTGATCAGTTTTGACTCCAAATTAATGATCTAGAGCTATTATAAGTACTGGATTTTATTCTCCACATGGATCTTGAATCAACAAAAACATTGCtataaaaattctaataattatataaacataCTGATCATCCTCATTGGAtaaaaaaataggaagaaaaaaaaagaaatccttGAGAGATCGAATCAGCACattaattaagttaattaatGTAGcatgattaatttgtttttctttcgaTCCATGTACAGTAGTTGCAGCTGAGCTATACGCTTCACGTGGAGTTCCATCTATATACTTTAATAGAGTATATATGAGGTAGTACTGCATGACTTAAGTCCTGAATGTTGTCTAGCtagaagaaatatttatagAAATTCTGACAAATTAATACGAGTTCTTCACACCCTCTAGCTCGCATGTCCTTCAATCTTCATCCTCTTTCGGATCGAGTAGTACTATGATGTCATTTGTATAAATACTTCCTTTCACATTCATGCAAGACAGTCGGCATCATGATTCACATTTGCAAGGCCTATTTAATTATGTTACCCTGAAAATTCCCCAGAAGACATGTAAGCATATTCCTTAACTAAAGTGCGTTAAGGAATCAAATGCAATTGTCCAAAGACAAGACCCACGAGAATTTGTTGCATCAATGGCACctcgcataatcgttttgagTGGAGAATAACTAAAGTCATTTGACAGGACTGGAGTTTACAATATTTAAGTGATCTGCCGCAAACCTATATGTCTAGAAAATTGTTGATCATggtttgagtaatgctactcttCATATCCCAATTCTCATCATCCTTTCATCggcattagatgattggagactatttattatatttcacttgtgaacctatcatctaatgcaacatcatgggatgatgtgaaaatgaattataaattgattttttctaaTTCGAGTACCCCAGATTTCCAATAAACTTGACTTATATGGTTACAAAGAACAAGAAGCTAATTCATAACTAGTAGCTGCAGaacattaaatttttctaattattacctTTTGAAAGATTGAATTGTGTGTGTAATGGCATATATATTAGACGGAGTGGTGGGGGAAGAAAAGGCCTTTCATATTCATCGAATATATTAATTGAAgcacttattaattaatttaatttcccaaGATAAGCATATAATAAAACAGAAAACTTTTAATTGGGAAGTTGTTTCTCAAATATCAAATAGATCATAACTTGATGGCCTTATTAAAAAAGCCATACCGCGTAgaacttaaaatattctcacacAGATAAGGGttatagatataattataatatccGAAGAATATTTCAACACGAGAAAAATGCCTCTGGACTTAATCTCTTTTAAGACTAGTCAAGATCTGTTATTGgtaatgaaatttatatatatatatatatatatttcaaaatgtaTCGATTCTCACTTGTTATTTTTTACTTCGATCTCAGTTATTGATAAGTTGGCTAAGTAGTGCCTCCTCAACAGAAGCATGGAGGCTGTTCAAAACTTGTAAAAGGCATCGAACCCAGCTTGCAGTGTCTGCACTCTACAGGCTGTTTCAACCACAAATAGTGTCTAAAAGTTGTATTCATCGAAGTTTTAGAGTCCGAGGAGATCACCATGTACAAAATCAAGGCTCCAAAGGCTagctaatttatatatagagtacTAGCTAGTTTGCTCCGATTTGGAAAAGTGGATCGTGCCGGAGACATACGGTTAAGTGAACAAAAGTGGATCTTCATTCGAGTATGCTAACTATAATGCCTCTTGAATTAAGCAAAACCCAAACCAGGTACTTGAGAAAGAACTCCAAATTAATACCTTTCATCTCCGAAAGATCATTTGATGGAGTGGATAAtgcatgcataatatataatcatGCACTAGTTACCAAGcagactttatttatgtttgaGAGAATTAAGAGTACTTTTATCACTAGAAACTCGCCAATAAAAGACATGTCTCGCGCCCAGATGttgaagattatttttatattttcaagagGTATGGTTGTGAAGGGTGATTTTGAATTCAGTAGAAAACTAAAAGGAGCTCATTCCCAGGAGGAGTAGATAAGGAAAGTCAGGTTGAACATTAACGTAGCTTAATTCTGTTGGTTTGACACCAACACTAAGTCCATCCAACTAGGAGAATTCAAGGGAGCCTTGGAAAAACCCTTGTTCTTTAAcactgttttatttattattttctgaaaacaatgCAAAGAACACAATCCCATGTTCCCAAATCCTGTAAGATGTAACGAACCATTTTCACAAATTGAttatgtggaaaaaaaaaatatatatatatgtatgtatatggaCGTAAAGAAGGTAAAATATTATAGTTgatcctaaaaatagaaaacctAGTCCATATCAGAAAAAGGGGAAGACAGGGAGAAACCTAGCTATCCGATCTGTTCCTAACAGTAAAGTTCAGTAACTGCCAGTTTCTAAACATAATGACACATGGTGATAGACAAATTTTGTTAGAAAGCTGAATCATCAAACCATTTCaaattaataagtaaaagagAGTTCCACCATCAGTACAGAAAGACTATTTCCAGATATCAACGAGACCAAAATCCAACGAGGAAGTGGcactagaagaagaagaagaagaagaaagcgtGGGTACAACATCgacagaaaaggaagaagataaggaaaaagaaaaaagaaatttaaccACGTTGATGATAGTCCATGAATTTCCTGACCTTTAACCAGAAGTCTCTCTTATCCAATGCAAAAAACCTCCAGAAAAGCTCTTAAATTCCCATATCAAGGCCGAAAGATCGCATTATGCGAACACCCAGAATTCCATTGCCTCAAAACGGATTGCGGCCGGATGAGTTCCCCGCCCACCCATCAACTGGTAACTGAACATTCGATGGCATATTAAGCGGTAAATTCAAGAAAGGAAACCCCGCAGAAGGGTCCGGAAACGGATTGTTCcccgcacctccaccaccaccacccgaACCCTGTGGAGCTGGCGGCTGTATTTGGAGCTGCTCCTCCTCATCCAGCGGCAACCTCTCGTACGCAACATTAGTAAATGACGCTGCGATGACGATGACTGGCCCCGCCGCGGTCAACTCCCCCACCACGCTTCCTCCCACTACCTGGCCCTGCCCACCGGCTAAGAATATGGTCAGGCTGGTTGCGCCAGGTGGAGCCGGCGGTGGAAGGAAAGATCCCGAGAGGGATAGAATCTCGAACCTCCCATGAAGCGTGACTATGGCTCCTGCCGCTGCCGGCTGCCTGAGGCTGACATTGGTTACAGTCCCGCTGCCACTTAGAATACAGATCCCGCGCTGTCGACGGCGCGCATAGGTGGCCACACACTCGAACACATCGCAGCCAGTCCCCACCTCAAGAATATGGGCTCTGAGCGTGTTCGCGCTCTCTCGGGTAATTATGACCGGTGGTTTAGGCTTG from Juglans regia cultivar Chandler chromosome 2, Walnut 2.0, whole genome shotgun sequence carries:
- the LOC108994023 gene encoding AT-hook motif nuclear-localized protein 23, whose translation is MAGLDLGPSSRYVHQLHRPDFNLQIQQQNHQQQQQPDSDEDNNRGGQYSGDHLDDGPHQGLELVAANIAGPGDMVARRPRGRPPGSKNKPKPPVIITRESANTLRAHILEVGTGCDVFECVATYARRRQRGICILSGSGTVTNVSLRQPAAAGAIVTLHGRFEILSLSGSFLPPPAPPGATSLTIFLAGGQGQVVGGSVVGELTAAGPVIVIAASFTNVAYERLPLDEEEQLQIQPPAPQGSGGGGGGAGNNPFPDPSAGFPFLNLPLNMPSNVQLPVDGWAGNSSGRNPF